DNA sequence from the Nicotiana tomentosiformis chromosome 3, ASM39032v3, whole genome shotgun sequence genome:
AAGCTTACATTGAAGATCTACCTACTTCACTTGTTCTTGGTAATTTAGGATTTGTGattttgttcatgtatattccaaataaatattgtatttattctcGTATcatctttgtaaatctaaatcatagtggatcgtaacttgtactaccaatccttgggatattgtatggaaTTCAGCTTTTTTATTCCTTGTTGTTAATGATCTTTCACTTGATTTACATTATCCTAGGTTTGGCTTACCTAGGATGTTGGGGTTAGGGGCCATCACAACTaggtgaattttggatcgtgacaattgtggataggttgaccaagtccgcgcacttcatagCAGTGTTGACTACTTATACTTCGGAGAAGCTAGCTCAAATTTACATTCGGGAGGTAGTTCATTTGCATGGAGTTCCTATTTCTATCACTTCAATTTGTGGCACTCATATAACATCTCACTTTTAGAGAGCGGTACAGTGGGAGTTGGGTACACAGGTGGAGCTTAAGACAACATTTCACCTGTAAACTGATGGTCAGTCCGAGTGGACTATTCATATTCTTGAGGACATGTTGAGAGattgtgtgattgactttggaggccattgggatcagttcttgcctatGGCAGATCTACAATAACAGCTCAGTCCaacattcaaatggctccatatgatgATGTGCGTGGTAGACAGTGTCATTTTcttgttggttggtttgagcctagtgaggctaggttgttgggcatagATTTGGTACGTGATTCTTtagagaaggtgaagttaattcaAGAACGATTTCGGACAACACATAGTAGGCATAAGAGTTATCCAGGCAAGAAGGTTTGTAATGTGGCATTTATAGAGCGTGAGAAGGTACTTTTCATAGTTTCATCCATGAAaagcgtgatgaggtttgggaagaagttCGAGTTGAGTCTAAGGTTTATAGGTttagagagagttggtgaggtggcttataggcttgctttgcctcctagacTATCAGAGGTACATTcgatatttcatatttctatgctaCGAACGTATAATGAAGATAATTCACATGTTTTGACATAAGCATAGGGAATCTAAATGAGAATTTGGCCTATGAAGAAGAGCCGAtagctattttggataggcaagttcagaagttgaggtcaaagaagatCACTTCGGTGAAGGTGCTTTGAAAAGGGAAACCGAGTAAGAAGGATACTTGGGGACCATGTCAGATATGTAGAGCAGATATGCACACCTTTCTAGCAGTCTAGGTGCATTGCttaacccgttcgaggacgaacatttctttaagatgtggagaatataacgaccctactggtcattttgagttttagaaccGCATTCCCCTATTTGAGACTTCCCCTAGATTTgattaatgatttatgacttgcggggataggtGGTTCGTATTTCGAGAGGTTCGGGAGTGATTTGAGAATCTTAGTTCCTAACTAGAGGCTTAGGGTTGAAAACATTGATCAAAGTCAACATTATGGGTAAAAGACCCCGGATTGGTACTTTGAAGGTTAAAATAAAATCTTATGGTAACTTTAGACTTGTACGTATATTCGCATCAGGTCTCGGATGACCCCAAGTTATTTTGGCACATCTAgtcgaaagttggaattttgaactAAAGAAAGTTTGAGATTTTTAGTTGGATGCTtatttcttggttttgatgttatttttagtGTTTTGAGCCTTTGAAAAAGTTTGTACAGGGTATACAGACTTGTTAggatgattggatggggtcccagggggctcaggtgagttttggggtggtttcaaaGCATTTTGGAGCATGATAACTACTGGTTTTCTGGTGCTCAAtagtgcatcgcgatcgcagagCGAAGTCTCACGATTGCGTAGCAGGAATTGGACCGAGGGAGAATTTTTGCTTCGTGATCACGTAGTGGTGCTAGCTTGTGCATCACGGTCGCATGGAGGAGGTCATGATCGCATAGGAGCCAGGCCAATTGGCCTTTGTGATCGCATAAGCCCAGTCGTGATTGCGTATTAGAAACGAGCTCCGGGGGTATTTAAGGTGCAGATTTCaggattttcatatttttaccaTTTTGAGACCTAGACTACAAGAGGAGGAAATTTTTGAAAAGATtttttgtcacaccccaacccaGGGAGGTGTTGCCGACACTCGGTGCCTCACTTTCCTGAGCGTACCACTCTGAAAAAAAGGTCACATGAACTTATAAAAACTTCGGCCGACAAGGCCTCACCAAACCAAAATCTGTATAGAGATATAAATAACATacatataggccgacaaggccacaaTTCGTAAACATGGGATGTCATCTGGACATCTCAATCTGAAGAGGGTAGACAACCCAAaacttatatacatatatacaaagccgacaaggccacaacATAGGTTTACAGACCAACGAcaaggccgacaaggccatacacaACATCTAGACAATGCAACTAAGTCTAAAAGCCTTTAAGATCAACACACATGTCATATGGTCGAGACAGGGCCTCAGCCTACCCTTCATTTGTATATACCTAAGAGACCACTCGAAACATCATATTTGGTAGCTCCGAAAGAAGCGAAGCTTACCATGCAATAGCTGAATTCAACAAGATCATACTGGACAGGTCTATTTGGGCCTCTACTTGAACATGCAGCATGAAATACATCGCCCCCAACATAAAGGAACATCAGTACGAATGAAATGTAATggtatgtaaagcatgaaaaaCAATATGAAAGCGTACGCCGTAAAACTAGGCATAAGAGGCAACCTAATAACCGGATAACCCGTAAGCCACTCAGGGCGAATATTGAAACTCTGAAACTGTAGTGCAACTTGTATACATACTTACATACATACTTATATACATACTTCCTTGCCCTCTGGTTATACACCGGGGTGTTATTATACTTTCTTGCCCTTCGGTTATTGCCAAAGgtgtttgtatatatatatatatatatatatatatatatatacacacacacacacacactttctTGCCCTCCCGTAATAGTCCGGGGTATTTTATACATCCTTGACCGACCGAATATAACTCGGGGTGTTCATAATAGATATACTATAGTAGTAATGTCACCTTGGCATCTAGCTCATACAACTCTTTTTTTGGCTTTTAAATGACTTGTAATCGACTAAATAATAACTCTTTTAGAACGCTCCTTTTCGGAGGAATATGGAACTCAAGAGACATATTTAACCAAGATATGATATGACACAAGAAGGACTCCTGACAAGGGACCATCAACCCAAGAGTAGAATATAGTTTACAAGATAAATTTCTTTTGGGTACCGACATGAATGTACATATAATTTGTGGTCATGCTTTGAAACAAAGGGATAGACTTACATACCTTTGTTTCTTGGCTAAAAATAGCTCATGAGTTCCAGTACACTCTATGAATGATAATCTACATTATATAATTGGTTTGGATAATAATCGAATCAATAAACCAAGAATTGGATTCATTACGATATTTTATCGAACACTTAGAATGCATAAGCTTCATATCATCCTACAATGGTAATTCAACACTACTAGCTCTTTTCCTCTACTCACAACACAATCACCATCATAAACAACTATACTTCACAATTTTCAGCCATAGGATACCTTAAGAAATCACTCAAAACCATTCAACAACTACAATACTTCATCAATGGAGATAAACCTTAGCCTTCCTAATCACCTTTCTCAATTCAACTAAACAAGACATATATAGCATTAAATACATATAGTGGTAGTTCAATTTTACATCAAGGAGGAAGAACATAGCAGCACCTATGAAGCTAAGAACATGGCATCAACTATGGAGCTAAAAAGATAGCAGCAACTTTGAAGCCAAAACATATCATCCTACAATGGGAATTCAACTCTACTAGCTCTTCTCCTCTACTCACAACACAACCACCATCACAAACAACTATACTTCACAATTTTCAGCCATAGGATATCTTAAGAAACCACTCGAAATCGTTCAACAACTACAACACTTCATCAATGGAGATAAACCTTAGCCGTCCTAGTCAGTTTTCTCAATTAAACTAAACAAGACATAGATGACATTGAATACATATAGTGGTAGCAAAATATTACCTCAAGGAGGAAGAACATAGCAGCACCTATGAAGCTAAGAACATGGCATCAACTATGGAGCTAAAAAGATGGCAGCAACTTTGAAGCCAGAATGTAGCAGCAACTAGGTTTTATCTAATTTACCCAATTGTTCTACTTGAAATCTTATATATATCTATATGTAGTACTAATTTATATTAATGTTAGACTAAGTTAAATAGGAGGGGTGGCCCACTTATTTGATTCAATACTTATCCCAAAAGTATATGGATACATAAGACAAAGTTAGGTAGAATCCACTTAAAGATTACTAAGTTCCATTCTTATCTATATGATGTATTTAGAATACTATATGTGTATATCCCACATGCTATCTTGTTGGACTTAGTAATATTACAATTAATCCCCCTTTTACTACATAAATTATTACATAATATAATTTAGGAGTGCCATAACTATATATGGATTAACATATAGGTCAACCAAAATATGATCTGTATTTCCTTTGACTCGTTTGACTTCTACACTTTCTGATACTTCCTTAAACTTATTTTAAACCTTTTTTTTTATCCTTATACAAGGTTTTACACCTTTCCATAATACTAAGGTTCATCAGTGACACGATTCGATGTAATACTACGGGGTGTAACATTGACGTAGTActgtaacatcgacgtaatactgtGGGAtataacatcgacgtaatactgaGGGGTGTAACATCAACGTAATACTGCATGTTGTAGCATCGACGTAATACTttaacatcgacgtaatactgcgggatgtaacatcgacgtaatactgtAACATCAGCAAAATATTGTAACTTCGATGTAATACTGCGGGTGTAACATTTTTACCCCAACTTCAAAGGTTAGAGGTTCTAACTTGGATTTGACTAAACATATTGAATACCCGTGGATTTCCACACCTAAATCTAAGGATTTTGAAGAAAGAGAAAGAGCATTTTggcataaaaattaattattttcttttgggATTTTGAACATTGATTGGAGGTTGGATTTGGAAATATAGTATATATTTGGACGCGAAAAGTCATAGGTAACTAGATATTTTGTTCAATTTTGGATTCCAAGCAAGCGTTTTCGAGTTGACTTTTTCTaaattcattaaagattgaagccTTTTGGATTGGAATTGATTGCTAAAGCATGGTTGACTTTGTTTAAGTAttattttgttagatttgagatTATTGGAGGAGAATATCAAAGGAAAAGCAGTATTTGAGGGTTGAAGCAGTTCCGGAAGaaagtaagtctcttttctaaccttgttaAGTGAGAATTTTCTCCAAATTGGACTTTAGTGTTACATGCTAcgtgttgacgaccaattttgaccctccttttaaaaattaatttatttatacttactCATTTCCAATAGATATGTTAAATATTTTCTAAATAAATAATACCTACTTTTTGTAATTAATGGTGTTAAATTTATAATTTagtattgtataattataaaatatgTTACTTTAGGTTTATAATTAAGTTAATAAGGTTATTTCTTAACTTCGGTAAATAGCCTACTATTTCAAAATGAATCCGAAATTAGCGTCGTAAGTAGGAAAAATaagatatttaataattaaataaaataattagtagtatatttgataattttaatttctattacattttatttaaattatttaagtttatttaaattaattctaAAAGGGTTAAAGACCGAAATGGCTATATTTTCAATTGCATAATTAAATACCAAATGGCTATTTCTTAAATAAAAAACAACCCAATACACAAGCCCAAAATTTAAAATCTGACCCAGGTCCAACCCCTCTCTTTCTACCTTGGCAATCCATCACCTACTCTCCGATCAAATCAAATCGTGCCATGTCACCCTTCTCCACCACTCACACAAGAAGCACACTTAATCCGAGCCATCCATCCTTTAGATCAACGACCCATGTTTTATctcatttttcctttaatttcaaCACCTCACCGGATTTAATCTGAAACGTCAAAACCCATGGATCCAACGGTCCTCATATTTTCTCACCTTAAATGTTTAATCTCTAAATTATCAGGGTCGTTGATCTAAAGATCCAACGGCCCAGAATGCATCTGCCATTTTTAACCCTTAGAGACGACCAACCCCtacccaaaccctaatcatttcatTCCCTTGACTCAGCTGCCCCCCTTTCCCCTTCCATTTTCTATTCTCTTAACCTCACCGACTCAAATCAATCACAAACCTTGCAAAATGTTTGCAAGGTCACAAATCGACTACAGAGTCATCCTTACTGCCCACTATGGCTATGAATACTGCCTATTTTATTCTCGCTTTCATCACACAGATTCAAACGCCTAAATTTAAAACCCTGGACTCAACGATGCAAcatcaaatctccaaatttcttttatGCTCTATTAAATCTATGGCATGCATGGCCATCTCTTCAGTGTTATCATCATTATTCTTGGTCCATAGGTCAAGTGCAGCGACCTCTGGACATTGGGGCTTCTATCCAGTACATTTGCCTTTAACAGATAGTTTCCCATCTCAAGTAAAACATCACTACTAATTTCCCTCTGTTCTTATCTGATTTCACTTGATTGTGCTCATATCATCCACTCTTCGTCATCCTCCACTACCTAATTTGAATTATGTTGAAACCTAAGGCGTTAAATGCCACTATAAAATGGGAGCCTTCAATGCTCTCAACAACATCAACCTAACTACAAAAATATTATTAACTACACTTAGGAGTTCTAAGTAGCAAAAATCAAAGCTAGGGTTTCTAACTAATCGGAGTTCGAGTTTTTGATTGTTAAACGACTAAGAAAGATTTTCGTTTGTTTTGCTGCTCAAAAGAAGGTTAGTGAGCCTTGACCCTTCCTCTCTTTCAATCATTTAGATAAATTCATGCTTATTCTGTTATTTTTCTGTTAATTAACATTTCTTGTGATCTGCTATAGTTAGTTGTCTCTGCCTTAAGGCATTTGTTTATGATTGATCATCAAACGTTTGAGTCATATGCTTCTTGTAATCTTGATGAATCTGTCTTCTAGTTTGGATGACTTATGTGTTATTGATCCTCTATGATTAACAAAGAATTCCAATAACCCTATGCACCTGTTTTTTCTCTTTAAACCATCCATGAAAGCTTTATCATAGCTATTAGGTTTGCTTTGCTGATCTTCATCCTAGAGTTACCTATTAATTTGTATCATGTATTGGAAGTTGTTTTCTTGATGAACCAAGACTAGAATGGATTTGAGTACTCAAGTTCAGATATAAGGCAAACATTATAATTAAGGCACACTAGCTCATGCTATTTAGTTTGGGTTGTTTCTGTCTAATGTGCTTCTGTGATTCTGTTAACTCTTGGAAGATCATTGATTTTATGTTAAACCTCCTGACTGTGTGATCACATATGTGATCTCACTATATAAACATGTTCTAAACTAACTGTATTCCTGTACTTATCCTTGTGTGTATTCTGATAGCTGCTACACACTTAGCTTAAGTTATGAAACTTGGTTAAGATATATTTATGATTTCATGAATTTCATCTATTGTGTTAGAGTGCTACAATTAAGCTTCATCATGATTAAGTTCCCATACTTAACCTGTATAACAGATCCTTAATATAAAGTTTATTCATTGTCTTATTTGTAAACTTATATAGTGACACTGTTAGTTTGACTTCATGATGTTGATACCCAATCATGTTTGTGATGTTGTAATCCCATCATAATGTCCCATGAATATGTTCTCTTGGATTCCCTGCACCTATCTTGTTCTTAAATAATTCTATTTGCCTTTAATATTCATGTATATACCTTCATCAACCCTGAACTTCATCAATCTTACCTAAATAAACTAGGGCTGACTTATGAACCTAAGATGGACCTTCTGTTGTTATTTTCTCTATTTGATTATAGTGTTATGCTTTAATTCCCAATGAGATTGGTATGAACATGAATTTAAGAGCTTTTAGAAGAAAGTATTCATGTCATTTGCTTAGGATGAAATTGACCTGTTTACTTGCATCTCTATTAACACCCTTTGGGATTCCAATTGATGTTGTTAACTTATGCATCTAATAGAAGTTAAGACTTAGTCTAGGGATGAACTGTTGAACATAGGTTGTTAAGATGATGTGATCATGACCTGAGATTTCTGTAAGCTTGAACTCTGTATCTTTCCTACTCTTTAAGTCACATGACTCATCTTTTTTTGGTTTTTCTAAAGTGAAATACTGGTGTTCTTTTCCTTTGTGCGTGCCTGTAACTGATTTTTTTGAGCATACCTGAACATATTAAAAATATTCATAGTGTATCACATACTTATGTTTGGATTGTGGCTATATGAATGTGATTGGTTATCTTATGATCATGAATGATATTCTATATAGATGCCGTGAGAAATTTACATATCCATGTGTATTGTTATTACAGTTGTATTGAAATTTACAATGCGTGCCTCATTAGCATTTAAACCTATAGGGAAGAGTAAGTGTGAATGTAATGAACCGGGTGGTCATTTGACTATTacagccccattcccctatttattgtttaATATATactcatttatggttatgtgacttaccggggtagttggtttggatctgggatgtttcgaaatgaactgggacacttagtcccaaggctggaagcctaagttgaaagagttgaccggatgttgatttatgtaTAGATgtctccagaatggagttttgatggttccgatagctccatattatgattttgtacttaggagcatgttcggatattgatttggaggcccgtagatgattttggcttgaatcggcGAAAGTTGATAAAATAAAAGTTTGGAGAGtagagaagtttgatcgagagttgaattTTTCGATTATCGGGCTCGTATAttggttctggaagttggaataggtccactatgtcatgtattacttgtgtgcaaaatttaaagtaaatcagagttggtttggtataTTTAGGCATTAGTTTtgaaagttagaagttcatacgttcattaggctttaatcgatgcgcaattcatggttttagtattgtttgatgtgatttgacactttgagcgagtttgtatgatattttcgtacttattggtatgtttggttgaggtctcgggggcatcgggtgtgattcggaccatgttcggcgcatttcagATCTTGAAGACTGCTGATTTTTGTTGGTGCTGGTTTCCTTGTATGTGATCGCGAGAAGAggatcgtgatcgcgaagagtattttgggaagttcgggatTTGTTCTATGTTATCGCGAGATGAGGTCTATGATCATAAAGTTTTTTCTTTCAATGCATCGCGAACACGTGaaggtggtcgcgttcgcgaagaaggaaagaaGGAGACTGGGTTCACgcgaatttgttcttcgcgatcacgtgaagaGGTTCGCAATCGCGTAGGTCTGAGAATCGGTGAGTCATGTTCGCTTAGGATTATTCACGTTTGTGGAGGGTTATTTTTTGCAGCTTAaggatttgtgcttcgcgatcgcgaagcatttcccCCTATCACGAAGAAGGGCATATGGGCAGACTGTTAAATATCAAAAACGAGGGTTagagttatatttcataatttgactttgggagctcagattgaggcaatttttggagagattttcaaggtaTTGATTGGTGTAAGTGATTATAACTTGGAtatggttaatatacatgaatatatcattgttttcatcgtCTAATTAGTGTTTAGGGTTGGAAAATTAGGGAAAATTGTAaaaacttcataggctttaatttgaggatttgaaggtcgagttgtgatcggaatagagtaattttggtatgtttggacttgtggttgaatgtgTGTTCAATGTTTTTTACTTTTATCAAactccgagacgtgggcccatcattgactttttgagttgaagtTTTGACTTTTGcttaagaacttagctttatcatatggaattgattcttatagcttgtgttgattgtatcgagttgtttgtggctatattcgagtcgttcggaggccgattgaTGAggtaagggcttgttggagtaaagatttgcacggcttgaggtaagtaacacttttaaacttggttctgagggtatgaatccccgaataatgtgttatgtggttggcattgaggtgacgcacatgctaggtgacgggcgtgtgggcgtacaccgtggTAATTGTGACccggtcgattccatggaactgtgtagtcaaataatcttgtcaTTTTccatatattctccatgtgttagagaaattgagctgtgattcatgttagacatcatgcttaggctatatgtaggtactgttgggacccgcaaagGTCGTGTTGCTACTAAATTACTTGCTTATATTGAAattatgtaacaccccagaaaatttcgaagtacttaagcgctattaagaaagttgatgtgcgctaattatattattttatatccAGACGaagactattaatatgatggatatcaattggatataataataagagtacgaggcatattataagtggtgtggggtctaaggagagccctaagtctaagtcaagttgaaaattactTGATAGACTAAAGTTACAAATGAGCACGCACAAGATGAAATTTGGACGAGCCTATATACATATAAAGAATTATGTGATGATAAACCTaccaaatgaaagatcttcgagtctagtttctaacgcttcaaaccgtttgtcatttggacactcctacaagaaattatgaccaaattaccaaaagctggcATAATTGGACACTGCCGCGCCGCCCCATGTGGCGTGCCTGTGGGGATTTCTAGAACACTTCACAAAATCATTTCTGGGCATATTTGTCACTGCCGCGCCGCTCCCCGCGGTGCCCCATGCCCCATgcaattttttgggtttttataacccgaccaccatttcatttatctagcctaagagttcatttttgggggattttctggtattttagagagaggaagggcgattctagagagaggaaagggaggactaaggatttcactaccCTACCTTGAATCAAACCTTGAAATTTCATCAAAGggttgctagggcttcaaagagatTGAAgctgctaagaattccagaacattttagagtttaaggaagctcaattgaggtatgttggctaaactcttctttaagaattgaacCCTACATCACCCTTGTAAGTTACAAATGTTTATCATAAATCGATTATTCTGAGTAAGCTTGTGACAAATATATATGTTCGATTCATGTTTCAAGTGCTCTTTTTATGTGTACTATTAATTGAGGTGCGTACCAACCTTTGGATTTTGTATATACATGTTGTGACTCCAATGACATATTTCATataaaagttattatgccaaattctgTAGAGATTGTgcttgggattacacctccacccacatttattggggtaaggcggcatggccgctttgtgtaggatgttgttattgttgttacaccaccacccgcatatacATTGGGGGTGAGGCAGTATGGCCTCTTTGTGTAGGATTTTGGTATAGTTGTTGCACCTCCACCCGCCTATATACTGGGGGTCAGTCGGTATGGCAGCTTTGTGTAGGTTTTGGTCctgtggttacacctccacccgcatacattggggtgaggcggcagggccgcttgagtagagttgtggtattgtgcttGCACCTCTACccacacacattggggtgaggagccggggccgctttgtgtaaagatggttacagaggatctagtCTTACAATTTACATATGATATTGAGAGCTCTTGGTAAATTTGCTTTGGTTTAAACTTCTATATATGCTATTCCATTGTCaccctgattcatcatattcatgttgtatttccaagttcttgatttggtgtttggttttcatactagtactattcaacatgtactaacgtcccttttgccgggggcactgcatctttaatggatgcaggtggttctactgcggaggatattgaccagtgatagcggtactcattcttcccagctgacgtGGTGAGCCtcatctcattccggggttgtgtaTCTTTGTTTCGTGTGtattattatgttttgaggtatagccggagccttaatgccggcactatcattgtactctttggtatctttagaggctccgtagacatagtgtgagttgtatatgggtgttgggaatgttaaacaagttgtgttgtgattgaatcacttgttccactttgaaccatggaGGTGTGtatgtgttttgagacttattaaatGAAGTAATTAATTGTAATGAATTTGGTATTGTCTGCATGATCTCCTTGTTGGTTAATTAACAAAGTTATGTATACTCTTTAAATCATGGGTGTGTCGGGTAGAAAGTATTCAACATGCTTGCTTTACTGGGTTcattcggttgagcgccggtcgcgctccccgagtttggggcgtgacaaacttggtatcataacctaaggttttaaagtgtcttaggatgtctcggagccgggTCTAGTAGAGTGCTTCTTATaggtgtgttgttgaccacatctataagttggaggctatttggacatttaggaataatacccttctttgatgatCTTGATCGTGCAATAAAGctaattgtaagattgttcctcctttaattCGTGCATTACTCTAATTTTCAgcacatggcacctaagaagaagacAAGAACTGGCCAGAGAGCCAATGTTACCCCAGGAGTGGCGGTTAAttctataattgatgatgcgggtgaaaacccgaggggtgaggatattcccccaattactacactgcctgattcttcTATTCCTGCTTGGGCTGCACCAATTCATTCACCTGATGAGGTGCAACGAATCCCCCAACAGATATTTCGGTTCACCTCCAGCCCCAGTTTACGGTCCCAGTGTTTCCGATgtggatcttaggggagccatacatatGTTGGCATATATATTtccttctcaggcccagagatcgagtgttgggcctacttcttctggccagccaggggaatctgctagtttcTGGGTGAACAAGTTctttcagttagatcctccagtgttcacaggtactaatcccgaggaggacccccagtaATTCATTGATGAGACGCACAAGACTCTTCGGGTTATGCAtactactgagacggagggagtggagttggcctcctaccgcctgaaagaggtggcctaTTCgttgtgggaggagtcccgtgaggaggggagccctccggtgaggtggggtgagttcacagatgcctttatggatcgcttcttgcctgccgagaccaAGGCGTCCCGTGCcactgagtttgagagcctgaagcagggtagcatGGGTGTGTGGGATTACCACATGGAGTTCATGCGCCtctccaagtatgctattcatatgttgcccactatggaggccaGGGTGCACCGGTTTATAcaaggccttagccccttggttatgaatgaggccgctacagctgccttgaattctgatatgaactatggtaagatggtggcatttgctcaagctacagagaaccgTAAACTGAAAACTAGAATGGAGCGTGAGGGTAGCAGCAAGGCTCGGTTTGcgagcaactttggt
Encoded proteins:
- the LOC138907687 gene encoding uncharacterized protein; this translates as MHTTETEGVELASYRLKEVAYSLWEESREEGSPPVRWGEFTDAFMDRFLPAETKASRATEFESLKQGSMGVWDYHMEFMRLSKYAIHMLPTMEARVHRFIQGLSPLVMNEAATAALNSDMNYGKMVAFAQATENRKLKTRMEREGSSKARFASNFGGSSGGGNGWLAFRGGSSGPSQSFSQSLMSAQPSRPSQQQWSHFKPSHGNRGPHQQGRSRGRCDMRGNIQRDCRSSRRIMGRGVVQPASSVATTSITPPARGTPAPARCGAARGGAQNSRGPNRFYAMRRRRDSEASPDVVTGILTV